The following nucleotide sequence is from Borreliella spielmanii.
TTTGCAACTTTGTGTGTTAATAATCTTTTTTCAGATAATTATATAATGTATGATTTTGATTTGAGTTTAAGTGAATTTTTAGAAGTTTCAACAAGAAAAGACAATCTTGAACCCATTGTTGATTCTAATCGCATATTATTGTTTTATCCTCCCAATAAGGGCATTAGAAAAATTTTTGCTGCTTTTGATTTTGATCAGTATTCTAAAAAATATTTGTTCAAAAAAAATGAGTATGGAGTTTTTTTTGTTAAAGTTAATATTCCTCATGGCACAAGCAATATAAAATATAGACTTATTGTAGATGGTGTTTGGACTAATGATGAGTATAATAAAAATGTGGTTTATAATGAGGATTTAGTCCCATTTTCTAAAATTGAAGTTGCCAAGGAGAAATCTAGTTATATCTCATTGAGAAATCCAATACAATCATATGACAACAATGAAGTTGAAATTTTTTATATCGGTCGTCCTGGACAAATAGTTACAATAGCTGGCAGTTTTAATAATTTTAATCCTTTTTTAAATAGGCTTGTTGAAAAAGAAGACAATAAGGGAATTTATACTATTAAGCTTAAAAATTTACCTAAGGATAGGATTTATTATTATTTTATTGATTCTGGTAATAAAGTAATAGATAAAAATAATGTTAATAGAATTAACTTGTACTTTGTTGAAGGTATTGATAATAAAATAGATTTTGAAGTTTCCTATTTTGACCATAAGTAAGTTTTTCAAGTATTTATTTGTTCATTTCATCAAAAAGGTATTTAGATACAAAATGATCTTTTTCTATTTCTTCAAGTTTTGGATGTACTTGAGTTGATAAATGAATTTTTCTAATGTTTGCTAGGGTTTGTTCGTCTAGTTTTATATTTTTATTTTTTCTTTTTTCGGGGTTGATTTCAGGAATTGATGCTATTAGCATTTTAGTGTATGGATGAACTGGGTTTGAGAACAGTGTTTCTCTGGGTGCAAGTTCTAGGATAACTCCAAGGTACATTACAGCGATTTTATCACTCATATATTTTACTACAGCAAGGTCGTGAGAAATAAATAAATAAGATAAATTGAATTCTTTTTGCAGGGTTTTTAGCAGATTTAAAATTTGAGCTCTGGTTGATACATCAAGTGCAGAAACAGCTTCATCTAAAAGTAAAAGCTTAGGATTTAAAGCTAACGCTCTAGCAATTCCTATTCTCTGTCTTTGTCCCCCGGAAAATTCATGAGGATATCTAGATAACATATTTTTATGTAATCCAACAATATCTATTAATTCGTTTACTCTTTGTTCTATTTCCCGTTTTGTTTTTGGAAGAATTTTGTTTTCATTGTATATTTCTAGCGGTTCTGCAATTATTTCTTTTATTGTCATTCTTGGGTCAAGCGAAGTATGGGGATCTTGAAACACCATCTGCATATCTTTTTTTGTTTTTAAGAGTTCTTTTTTTGAAAGTTCAGTTATGTTTTTTTCGTTAAAGTAAATATTTCCAGAGGTTGGTGTGTAAAGCTGCATTATTGAGCGAAGAGTGGTAGATTTGCCGCAGCCAGATTCTCCAACAAGTCCCAAAGTTTTATTTTTTTCAACTTCAAAGCTAACATTGTTTACCGCATTTACTTTTTGTTTGTTTTTCCAAAATACAAAATCTTCTCCAGTTATGAATGTTTGCATTAAATTTTCTACTTTAAGAATTATTTCTTTTTTACTGCTCATTTAAAACTCCTCAATGCTGGTTTTTGTGCTATTAATAGGATTTTCTTTCATCGAATAAAGTTTTTTATTCGGATCGTGTTCTAATGTTAGAATTGATTTTAAAAGTCCGATAGTGTAAGGGTGTTTAGGATTGTTAAATATTTCCTCTACTGTTCCTTCTTCTACAATTTTTCCTTGATACATGACAGATACTGTATCACAAATTTCAGCAACAACTGCAAGATCATGAGTTATAAATATGGTAGAAGTATTAAATTTTTTAGATAGGTTTTTGATTAATAATAATATTTGCTCTTGGATTGTAACATCAAGGGCTGTTGTCGGTTCATCTGCTATTAATAAGGACGGATGGCAGCTAAGTGCCATGGCAATCATGACTCTTTGCCTCATGCCTCCTGAAAATTGGTGGGGGAAATGTTTTATTCTTTCTTCTGCGTTTACAACACCAACAGTTTTTAACATTTCTATTGCTTTTTCTTTGGCCTCTTTTTTTCCTAATCTTTGGTGTAAAATTATTGTCTCTTCAAGTTGAGTTGATATTCTTAAAAATGGGTTTAATGAAGTCATTGGGTCTTGAAATATCATTGATATTTTATTACCTCTGATTTTTAAAAGTTCTTTTTCGCTAAGTTTTAACAGATCTTGATTTTCAAATAGTATTTCTCCGCTTTTATATACTGTTGTAAGTTCTGGTAATAATTTTAAAATAGCCATGCTTGTTACGGATTTTCCACTCCCAGATTCCCCAACGATAGCTCTAATTTCTCCTCTTTTTACAGATAGATTAACATTACTTACGGGATGAATTGTTGTATGTTTTAATCTAAAGTCAATTGCTAAATTTTTTATTTCTAATATGTTGTTTTTTTCCATTCAATTTCTCCTTAGATGCTATCTTTTGGATCAAACGCATCCCTTAACCCATCACCTAAAAAGTTCATAAATAATAAAAATATTGTCATAACTATAGCTGGAATAAAAACTTTCCATGGATATTCGATAAATGTAGCAATTCCATTTTGTACTAATTCTCCCCAGCTTGTCATTGGAGCTGAAATTCCAAGTCCTAAAAAGGATAAAAATGCTTCAGCCATAATAAAGCTTGGAACCCTTATTGTTGTGAATATAACTATCATTCCAATGCTATTAGGGATTAAGTGTTTTAAAATTATTCTTTGATTTGTTGCGCCGAAAGTTTTGGCTGCTTGTATAAATTCTGAGCTTGATAGTGATTGTACTTGACCTCGTACAACTCGGGCTACTGTTAACCATGATACAAATGCAAGTGCTATGAATAATCCTATTATACTTCTCTCCATTATTGCCATTAGTATTATTACAATAAGTAAATAAGGCAATACGTAAAGAATTTCTATTGTTTTAGTGATTATTTTGTCAGGCAATCCCCCAAAAAATCCTGCTATTGCTCCTAGAATAGTTCCTATTATCATAGATAAGAAAGCCCCAATAAATCCTACAGAAAGAGAGATTTGACTGCCCTGTATTAATCTTGCAAGCAAATCTCTTCCAAGATTGTCTGTGCCAAGCAAATATACTCTTTTATGTATTTTTACTTCCTTTTTATCTATTATTTGAACTTCATTTTCTATTTTTCTTTTTATGTCTTCTAGTTTTTTTAGTTCGTCTTCATTTATTTCTCTTTTTTCTTTTTTTGCTAATTTTTCAATAAATTTTTTTTCTTTCTTATACCATAGCTCTCCAGCAGCTTGGAAAGATGGTGGTAAATCGGAATGCTCTACTATTTGAGTATGGTATTTATATATTGGTAATATTGGCTGTAGAATAGCAATTAAGATATAAAATCCAATTACAAAAAGACTGCCAAATGCCAGTTTATTTTCTTTAAATCTTGACCATGCTCTTCTTTCGAGTTTAGAATTGTTTTTTTCATTTTGTTTTTCAAGGCTATTCATTTTGATTTCCTCTTATACTCTTGGATCTAACATTTTATATATAATGTCTGATATTAATATAGAAATAAGCAATATTATTGAGTATACCAATAATCCCCCCATTAATACTGGGTAATCTCTGTTTAGTGCAGATTCTGTTATAAACATTCCCATTCCAGCAATTCTAAATATTTTTTCGATAACTACGCTTCCAGAGATTATAGCAGCAAATGCTGGACCCACATAGCTTATTACAGGTAGTATTGCTCCTCTTAACATGTGCTTTATAACTATCTTTTTAAAGTCCAGCCCTTTTGCACGTGCGGTTCTTACAAAGTCACTCTGTATTATTTCTAACATTGAGCCTCTAATTATTCTTGCGAAAATAGCTATATTAGGCATACTAAGAGTTATTATGGGTAAAATTAAATTTGAAAATCCTCCTCTTTCTGTGATCCATCCGGAGGTGTAAAGCAAACCCCATTTAATTGCAAAAAAGTATTGTAAAATTGGCCCTATTACGAATAGTGGTATAGAAATTCCTAATATTGCTATTGATGTTATTATATAGTCTATATAAGTGTTTTTATAAATAGCAGCCAAGATTCCTATTGGTATTCCTATTGATAGCGATATAATGAGGGACATTACCCCAAGAGTAAGTGATTTTGGAAATCCTAATCTTATGTATTGATTAACAGTAAGGTCTTTCTTTTTTAAAGAAGGTCCCAGGTCTCCTTTGAGAACGTTTGAAATATAGTAAAATGCTTGAATATAAAAAGGTTTGTCAAGATGATATTTTTCCATCAATCTTGCTTTTACTTGAGGATCAATAGGTTTTTCAGAATCAAATGGGCTTCCAGGGGCCATTCTCATTACAAAAAAGCATAAAAAAACTATTGCTAGTAAAGTTGGGATTATTCCTATTAATTTTTTTAAAGTAAACTTTAACATTTTTGCTCCTTTGTAACCTTTGTAATAGATACTGGCAACATTATATATTAGTCAATTATATCATATAGTATTTATTGTTTTTCAAGCCATAGTTGATAATTTTTAATGGAATAGAAATTTATTTGCATTGTAATTAGAAGTTTTTTTAAAAAAAATGTATTTTGCCTTTTTAATTGTTGTTATTTTTACTTTAATCAATAGTATTCTATTGGTTGATATTTAGCTAGTTTTGCTTTTGTATTAAACTTAAATATTAATTTTAAATTATGTAGAGCTTTTTTAAAAATTAATTAATTGTGTTTTGCATTCTTAATTGGCTTTAATTCAGATAAGTAATAAACTTCTGATACATTAGGATTCCATCCAGTCCATTTGTCGTTTCTGAAAAGATAGTGTCCAGAATATATGTATATTGGTGCGGCAGGAAAATCTTTTTCAATGATTATTGATTCCGCTTTTCTGAGTAATTTTTTTCTTTTTATAGGATCTTTTTCAAAATCCGATTCTCTAACAAGTTTATCAAATTCTAGGTTTGAATATCTGTATGATGCAAGTTGAGAATTTTCACTTGTGAATATTGTGAAGTATGTGTGTGGATCCAAATATTCTCCAATGCGCCCAATTCTTATTATTTCAAAATTGCCCGTATTTCTACTATTAGTAAGAACAGGCCAATTTTCATTAGCAAGCATAATATTTATATTTAAAATTTTTTTCCATTGGTCTTGAATAAATGAAGCAATTTTTTTATGAGTTTCATTTGTATTATATTTTAGCGTTAGCATTGGAAATCCTTTTCCATTAGGATATCCAGCTTGTGTTAAAAGTCTTTTAGATTTTTCAGGATCAAATAAAGCCAATTTTTTACCATAATTGTAATTTTCAAGGCTAGGAGTTATTTCTCTTGTGGGAACTGTGCCATCATTGAGTACTTTGTAAGTTAAAGTTTCTCTATCAATAGCTAGCGTTAAAGCTTTTCTAACTCTAGCGTCATCAAGGGGTTTTATTTTTGTATTAAACGAGTATAAATAAATTGCATTACTTTTGTGTTGATAATAGTCATTTTGTAGTTTTATTTCATTTACAATGTCTGGAGGGATGCTGTTAAAAATAGCATCGATTTCGTTATTTTTGTACATATTGTATACAGTTAGATCATTGTCAGATGTAATGTAGACAAGCTCTTCAAGCTCTACTTCTTTTGCATTGTAATAGTGTTTATTTTTTTCAAATATAATTTTTTCATTAGGCAATCTTTTTTTTAATTTAAAAGGACCACTGGTAACCATGTTTTCAGGCTTTGTCCAATTGCCCTTATATTTTTCAATAACATGAATAGGTACTGGCATGAATGCGTGATGTAGGAGTAATTCAAGAAAATAAGGTTTTGGAGATGTAAGTGTTATTTCTAGTGTTTTGCTATCAATTGCTTTAATTCCAAGCTCAGAATCAGATACTTTGCCATCAAAATACTCTTGTCCATTTTTTATTATCGATTTAAGCACGTCAACATGTGCAGATTCTGTTTCTTTATTTAAAATTCTTAAAAAAGATTTTCTTATGCCTTCAGCAGTGATTGAAACTCCATCGCTCCAAACAAGATTATCTCTTAGATAAAATTGATATGTTTTTTTATCTTTTGAGGCTTCCCAATTTTTAGCAAGCCCAGGCTTTAGTTTTCCCGTTTTAGTATTTAATGCTAAGAGCCCCGAGAATACTTGTTCTAAAATTCTTGCTCCGATTGTTTCATCTACCAAGTGTGGGTCAAGTGATGAGGGTGCTCCCCCTATGTATACTTTAAATGTTAATTTCTCCTTTTCCGAATTGTTATTACATGTAATCAAAGATGCGGCAAGCATAATTAGCACTGCTATCTTAATTTTTTTACCAATTTTTTCAGTTTTATTAAAATCCATCTTAACCTTTCCCCCAATTATAATTATTTATAAAGTTTAAGCTATCTTTTTTTTAGAAGAAAGTCAATAAAAAAATCGCCTATAAAAATAAATTAATAGACGATTTTTATTTAATTAAAGATTATTTATTTTTTTAATTTTAGTTGAGATAAATCAAATCTTTCTGAAATATTAGTATTCCAGCCTGTCCACTTGTCATTTCTGAAAAGGTAACTATTTCCATATATGTATATTGGGGCTATTGGAAAATCTTTTTCAATAATTATTTCTTCTGCTTTTCTTAGGATATCTTGTCGTTTTATTGGATCAAGTTCAAGATCGGACTTCTTAATAAGTTCGTTGTATTCTAAGTTTGAGTAATTGTGAGATGAGAATTGTGTATATCCATGTGTGAATATGCTTAAAAATGTTAAAGGATCAGCGTAATCTCCTATCCATCCTGCTCTTGCTA
It contains:
- a CDS encoding ATP-binding cassette domain-containing protein: MSSKKEIILKVENLMQTFITGEDFVFWKNKQKVNAVNNVSFEVEKNKTLGLVGESGCGKSTTLRSIMQLYTPTSGNIYFNEKNITELSKKELLKTKKDMQMVFQDPHTSLDPRMTIKEIIAEPLEIYNENKILPKTKREIEQRVNELIDIVGLHKNMLSRYPHEFSGGQRQRIGIARALALNPKLLLLDEAVSALDVSTRAQILNLLKTLQKEFNLSYLFISHDLAVVKYMSDKIAVMYLGVILELAPRETLFSNPVHPYTKMLIASIPEINPEKRKNKNIKLDEQTLANIRKIHLSTQVHPKLEEIEKDHFVSKYLFDEMNK
- a CDS encoding ABC transporter ATP-binding protein; the encoded protein is MEKNNILEIKNLAIDFRLKHTTIHPVSNVNLSVKRGEIRAIVGESGSGKSVTSMAILKLLPELTTVYKSGEILFENQDLLKLSEKELLKIRGNKISMIFQDPMTSLNPFLRISTQLEETIILHQRLGKKEAKEKAIEMLKTVGVVNAEERIKHFPHQFSGGMRQRVMIAMALSCHPSLLIADEPTTALDVTIQEQILLLIKNLSKKFNTSTIFITHDLAVVAEICDTVSVMYQGKIVEEGTVEEIFNNPKHPYTIGLLKSILTLEHDPNKKLYSMKENPINSTKTSIEEF
- a CDS encoding ABC transporter permease, giving the protein MNSLEKQNEKNNSKLERRAWSRFKENKLAFGSLFVIGFYILIAILQPILPIYKYHTQIVEHSDLPPSFQAAGELWYKKEKKFIEKLAKKEKREINEDELKKLEDIKRKIENEVQIIDKKEVKIHKRVYLLGTDNLGRDLLARLIQGSQISLSVGFIGAFLSMIIGTILGAIAGFFGGLPDKIITKTIEILYVLPYLLIVIILMAIMERSIIGLFIALAFVSWLTVARVVRGQVQSLSSSEFIQAAKTFGATNQRIILKHLIPNSIGMIVIFTTIRVPSFIMAEAFLSFLGLGISAPMTSWGELVQNGIATFIEYPWKVFIPAIVMTIFLLFMNFLGDGLRDAFDPKDSI
- a CDS encoding ABC transporter permease, producing MLKFTLKKLIGIIPTLLAIVFLCFFVMRMAPGSPFDSEKPIDPQVKARLMEKYHLDKPFYIQAFYYISNVLKGDLGPSLKKKDLTVNQYIRLGFPKSLTLGVMSLIISLSIGIPIGILAAIYKNTYIDYIITSIAILGISIPLFVIGPILQYFFAIKWGLLYTSGWITERGGFSNLILPIITLSMPNIAIFARIIRGSMLEIIQSDFVRTARAKGLDFKKIVIKHMLRGAILPVISYVGPAFAAIISGSVVIEKIFRIAGMGMFITESALNRDYPVLMGGLLVYSIILLISILISDIIYKMLDPRV
- a CDS encoding peptide ABC transporter substrate-binding protein produces the protein MDFNKTEKIGKKIKIAVLIMLAASLITCNNNSEKEKLTFKVYIGGAPSSLDPHLVDETIGARILEQVFSGLLALNTKTGKLKPGLAKNWEASKDKKTYQFYLRDNLVWSDGVSITAEGIRKSFLRILNKETESAHVDVLKSIIKNGQEYFDGKVSDSELGIKAIDSKTLEITLTSPKPYFLELLLHHAFMPVPIHVIEKYKGNWTKPENMVTSGPFKLKKRLPNEKIIFEKNKHYYNAKEVELEELVYITSDNDLTVYNMYKNNEIDAIFNSIPPDIVNEIKLQNDYYQHKSNAIYLYSFNTKIKPLDDARVRKALTLAIDRETLTYKVLNDGTVPTREITPSLENYNYGKKLALFDPEKSKRLLTQAGYPNGKGFPMLTLKYNTNETHKKIASFIQDQWKKILNINIMLANENWPVLTNSRNTGNFEIIRIGRIGEYLDPHTYFTIFTSENSQLASYRYSNLEFDKLVRESDFEKDPIKRKKLLRKAESIIIEKDFPAAPIYIYSGHYLFRNDKWTGWNPNVSEVYYLSELKPIKNAKHN